From Haemorhous mexicanus isolate bHaeMex1 chromosome 2, bHaeMex1.pri, whole genome shotgun sequence, the proteins below share one genomic window:
- the NDP gene encoding norrin: protein MLYLPLLLPARSSSTMGNHVLAASISMLSLLVMMGDTDSKTESSFLIDSDPSRCMRHHYVDSISHPLYKCSSKMVLLARCEGRCSQTSRSEPMVSFSTVLKQPFRSSCHCCRPQTSKLKAMRLRCSGGMRLTATYRYILSCHCEECNS, encoded by the exons ATGCTCTACCTCCCTCTGCTGTTGCCAGCGAGAAGTTCCTCGACAATGGGAAATCATGTACTCGCAGCTTCGATTTCCATGCTCTCGCTGCTGGTGATGATGGGAGACACGGACAGTAAAACAGAGAGCTCCTTCCTCATCGACTCCGACCCCAGCCGCTGCATGAGGCACCACTACGTCGACTCCATCAGTCACCCTCTCTACAAGTGCAGCTCCAAG ATGGTGCTGCTGGCTCGCTGCGAAGGCCGCTGCAGCCAGACGTCGCGCTCGGAGCCCATGGTGTCCTTCAGCACGGTCCTGAAGCAGCCCTTCCGctccagctgccactgctgccgGCCCCAGACCTCCAAGCTGAAGGCCATGAGGCTGCGCTGCTCGGGGGGCATGCGGCTCACGGCCACCTACCGCTACATCCTCTCCTGCCACTGCGAGGAGTGCAACTCCTAG